Sequence from the Suncus etruscus isolate mSunEtr1 chromosome 1, mSunEtr1.pri.cur, whole genome shotgun sequence genome:
GATAATGTTTTCTGTATCTTGGCCTGTGATCCCATCTTTCCCCGGAGTCCTAACGGTTATTCTCTAATATTTTATCCTGTGTCTCAAGATCTTAGTCTCccgaatatttttttttaatttagtcaccttGAAATAACAAAGTATTATACTTGtcttctagtactatattgaacAGAAGTGACAAGAGTGGGCAACTTAGTCTTATGCcagatcttatcaaatgctttcttttcatctattaatattatcatatgattttaaaataattttattgatacggtgtattatgctgattgacttgtgtatgttaaaccatctttgcatccctggagtaaatcctacttgatcatggggcataactttttttttgaacCAAACCCAGAGATGCTCAATGATACTCAAgtaatactcctggcagggctcagggatgccagggattgaacctggtcaaccATGTgttaagacaagtgccctacctaatgTTCTATCATTCTAGCCTCAGCATGATGAGCAGTTGATCATCATCAACTCACCTTTTTGATGAGTTGTTGGGttctatttgttgttttgttgaggatctttgtatctgtgttcatcaaggatagcattttgttgttattgtgacTCTGCTTTTGGTATGACACTGATCTCCTAGGACTTATCTATTAGACAGAGATTCATTTCCTCACATAAAAATGGCCCATTTTcatggggtcggtgaggtggcactagaggtaaggtgtctgccttgcaaccgctagccaaggaaggaccacaattcgatcccccagcatcccatatggtccccccaagccaggggcaatttctgagcgcttagccaggagtaactcctaagcatcaaacggtgtggccgaaaaaaaaaaaaaggcccattTTCCTGGGACTTTTGTGAATAACACATTTTCCAATGATACATGTAAAAACACCCAAGTCATAGTCAAATCtacatctaggggccagagagatatcatggaggtagggtgtttgccttgcatgcagaaggctagtggttagaatcctggcatcccatatggtcccccaagcttgccaggagcgatttctgagcgtggatcctggagtgacccctgagcgctgcctggtgtgactcaaaaacaaactcacacacacacacaaaaaatccacATCTATACAGCAATTTGTTTATGGATACAATTCTATTCTATTGGCCTATTTGTCATCACATACATCAAAAGATCATtttccaggcccagagagatagcatggaggtagggtgtttgccttgcatgcagaaggatggtggttcaaatcccggcatgccatatggtcccccaagcttgcaggagtgatttctgagcatagagccaggagtaacccctgagcgctgccgggtgtgacccaaaaacaaaaaacaaacaaacaaacaaataaacaaaaaagatcactTTCCTGCTGAATTTAAGAAATATCTATAGTATTTCCTACCCAGAGGAcaaatctttctttcttattcctcttaattaaaattttattatttttacttctcttggatttgggggcctcacctggcaattCTTAGGGTTTTCTCCTAGCTATTTGCACAGAGATGATTCCTAATGGTATTAGGAGACCAATATGTGACATCAGGGATTCCAGCCaggattggctgaatgcaaggcaaatgccatactcttGCAGTATTTCTCCACCTCTTATATTTCTTCAAAATGCAACTTGCAAGTCTTAGTCCTTTGCTtttcataaatgtatatatgaaatatatatgaaatatatacatagatacatgtgtatacatgtgtatatgtatatatatattcatatcagCTTATTTAGTTACATAGATAAAATTGATTTGAATTTTGCTAGATTGCTGGAAAAAATAGTTTACTTCAATCAtcctatttttttaacttattttttctaatgGTATTGACTAGTCTCCAGCACTATAttggagaaaaaagtaataatgaGCATTATGATTTGTCAATGACTTAAACAAGAATTCTTGTAAAATTTAGCTTTTATCTATATGGGGCCTGCTGGTCTGGCCTTGCTCCATTGTCTGATTAAAGATCCCTCTTCAAGTCCTAATGTGTACTTTAAGAAATGCCATGAATGGAATTGAATTTTGTAAAATGCCTCTTCTGCCCCTTTTGATCAGAAAGACTAAGTTTTCCAAGAGATGCTGCAAAATAATGTGGCCTCTTCAAGAACTGGCTGTGCAGGCCTTTGAGACCACGAATTATGTTGCTCAAATCTATGTCCTTACACATTTCTCTCAGCTTGACCTACCAGTTTCCTTTAGTAGCATGTCAAAGACTCCCATGCTATTGTCTTTCTCTGTGTAGTTTCAGGTACTGTTCTGAGCTTGGGGGCTTCTCACTCTGCTTTGAAAGGCTTTTTCTTTATGACATTAAAGGatccctttcctctctttcaaGAGAGGATCCTTTCATTTGCATGAAATTAGATGAAAGTTAGTCAAATTGCTTTCATTTAATTTCATGCAAAATATGTGTAAGTCACAGAACTGATGGAAATCCAGTTGGAGAAAGGGTAAACTACACTGCCTGGACTGATTTCCCCAAATGACATTCTCTCTGCTTCTCAGCTTCCAGTTTCCTGAATGAGTGACAGTAGGTAGTTAGAGGAGAGGCCTGAGTCTAATTTCATTCAgtccagggggctggagaaatagtaggtagggtatttgtctagtgtgaggccaactcaggtttgaaccctgtcatcccatatggaatcctgggcaccaccaaaatttatttctgaatgctgattcaggagttaagtcctgagcatcaccaggtgtggctgaaaaaaaaaacaaacaaaaaccaacttcACCCTAGGCTGTGACTCACTAGGTATAAACTTTCAAGTATAAGATCAGGGTTTTAAGATAGATGAACcttcaaatatgaaaaatattgtaattttaaaattgttttttgatGTCTAGATTGGACCTGAGGTCTTTTCTGTGTGAAACTCAGTATCTACCAGTGAGCTACATCTCTAACCCTGGGTGCAATATTTTCAAAAACttcaatgggccagagagagaaaaagtatagGGGTTAGGGTCCTTACCTTACATATAACCAATCCAGACATGATCTCAGATACTGCATGGTCTACCAACCACTGCTAGAGGTAAACCCGATGGTGGTTTGGCtccaccccaaaccaaaataaacaaaggaaaaagtaaatttaCATGGTTCCCGGAACACCACCAGGTGCAAACCATGCACCCACTGGTGTCATACAAAAATTACATGTTTTGTGGGactataattaaacatttttttttcctttgggccacacctaccagcTATCAGttattaatcctggctctgtacttgaggaaccatatgggatgttgaggattaaacctggatcagccatgtgcaaggcaaatgttctacccactgtgttatcactctagtccTTAACACATTTTCATATGTACACAGAAAACATCAGATGTTAAACCATGAAAATATGCAGAGGGGACCAGGTATGTGGCTCAGTGACTTGCATGAGTGTGAGAACCTGAGTTTGATGTTGGCAcagcaaaatctaaaaaaaaaatttcttaatgaGGGCTAGGGGGAGAAAAGGCAGTAAAATTTGCTACATTCTACATGAAAAGTAAGGTTTATTTGTAAacactgttgtgtgtgtgtgtgtgtggggaaggtCCCTCTTGCACATCCCAGGCTTCCAGTTAGCACATAATTCTCTTGCCTTCCTGTTGTCCAGTTGTTACATCCTGTAGTTTACCTATAGATCCTGTAGGTTAGGAAAAACTCTGTTGGGCGAGAGGCACAAGGTACAAGGGTAGTATCCCAGAACCTGGGGTCAGGGCTGGCTAGCTGTTGCCAACAAGACCTGACTTTGTGGCCCATCCATGTGAAGTAGAATCACAAAACCTGGCCCCCAGTCATGCCCTCCTATTACTCcgccgcaccccccccccccaggcatcACTATGCTTGAGAAGCAGCAGCATGATGGATGAAAAAACTCTTATCAACCTTGTCTCAGTTTCCCTAGCTGGGCAGGCCAATTCACCCAGAACACAGGACCCTCTCCAGCAGGTAGCCAACCATTGAGGTCATGGCACTTCCCTGGACTAATGGCATGAAGCCCTCCACGAAAACAAGTTTAACTGCACAGGCAGAAGAGAAATGATGCTAATGATGAGTAGGAACTTGGATTGGTTTCACAAGAGGAAAATACTAGAGGTGATCCTAAAAGGCTGAGGAGGTAATAAGGCCTCCTGTCATGCTGATGACCCAGGGGACAGAAGCTGGGGCATGAAGATAGATATGGAGTGTCTAGAATGGATGGCCACCAAAAAGAGACCCTCGCCTTAGACTAGTAGAGTTGTGCTGCCAGGGAAAATCACCTTCTACCACTTGGTTAAGGTGCCAACATGGTGTTTATCCTCTTGTATGAATggggtttggtcctcagcactTTGGAAATAGGGGTGAGGGATGCTGATTTGGCTTTAACTGCGCAAGTGAGTTCTGAGCTTCTGCATCATCCATCCCCAGGTGTAAAGAATTAGTGAATGGTGGATGTGGAGTGTCAAAAGGGAAAGCCGCCTGGTGCTGAGTCAGCGTTTAGAAACTTGTCCAAAGGCAGAGCATTGGGGCCAGTGCACAGGTTGGCATTCACGCAGAGGGGCTGTGTACTGTCACCATGGTGTGATTGTTTTGGCCTTGCAAAGACCACATCACCTCCTTTTCAGAAAGGCAAAGTTGACACAGCATTCCCCCTGTCAAAACTTTCTCCTGCCAGTCCCAACTCCAGCCTCTCATGGTGCTGATAGGCAGATACTGGCACGAATCATTAGACGATTCTATCATAGTGTCCTCAGGCCCTCCACTGCAACGCAGACTTGGAAAATGAAGAGTGGGGTTCAAGGGATATATATTCCCTAAAAATCCATGTAGTGGATGGACAGAGTAGTGAGTTCAGCCAAAGCTTCTGATTCTTTGTGTTACCTGTTGGAGCGCTGAGCCAAGCCTGAGAGCCCCACATGTGCAATTTCAACCCCCAACTTCTATTAGTAAAATCTTTGTTCTGATTGTACGGTTtcagtggttttgttttggtgttccCACGAATGGAACACAGAGCCTTCCTTATGCATGTGCTCCCCTTTCTAAAGGATCTTTGATCCTTTCTGGAGAAAATGAACTTGAGTTGTGGTAACAAAGCAAGGGGTTTCGATTCAGCTTTGTGCCCAGATCTAGGTAACATTCTCTAAAGGGTCCATGAAATCAGTCTGGGTCTACCCTCTGTTTGAGGTCACACCCTGAGCGCCCCCCCTCCAATCCTAACATTTACATTTGTTATGCTTGAATAAATAATGGTTTTCGAGGTCAGAATGTTCACACTTTGTGATGTCAACTTCATGTTTCGTTCCCCAATCCCAACCTTTACTGTACACTTTGGTGTCAACCCCAGCCCTTCCCTTCATACCCAGATGGCATCCCTGGTAAATGCTATAAAAAACTCTCCTATAACTGCTCTGCCAGTCCCACTGGAACATGGAGGGTTTTGGAATGTGAAGTCTCACACTGTGGAGCTGGagcttgggatgctgggagtccCCAGTTCTTTGGATGGAGGGGAGACTGCATCTCCGTGGGGAGGTCGAAAAGACAATCAAAACACAACAGTCAAGTCAACCTTTAAAtaggaacttttaaaaatataaaaacagctcATTACGACTTTTCATTCTGTTTTCTTCAGGAATTGTCTTTGACCCCTGCCCTCCCTTGCAGCCCAAACCTTACCATGGGGTGGGGATGGTGGGCAGGcatgtgctcaggagacccagaTTCCAGACACTCCCCCAAACTCAGAAAAGCCCAGAGGAGCCTGGGCTGCTCACCCCAACAAGCTCAGCTAAGGGACACAGGTGACATgcccccttccttctctccagaTGGAATTGCGCATTACAAAATAATCCATAAAAATGAAGTATAAAAATTCTCTTCCATATGCTATTCCAGAGCCCCACCACCAGAACTCACAAGGTCTTTaacttttccttaaaataaagGGGATGGAGGTGCAGagttgggttaaaaaaaaaaaaatcaaaggagaaaAAACTAAGAGTCCTAATACTTCGGGACAAGTAGCATCTGTAGGAGACTGTGTCCCTTTTCACTGGGCCAGGCCAGTGACACTGACTGACAGTGGAACCTTGGTTGTGGGTCTCAGCTGTGCCCTGCCCTACTCTACCCCCTCTCGGGAGAGGAAGGGGCCAGAGGCAGGAAAGGAAGgcgtttattttataaaaagagcatcacttctaattctttttattccaattaaaaaaaaaataaaaatcatatcagtTACTATTTGTCTCTGGAAGCTCCCTGAGCTGAGCTGCTATGCTTGCTTCTAACTTTGTCCTTTTTAAGTCATGTTCCTGATGGGAAAGGGCGGACAGGGTGTTCCCTTGAACTTGTATGTCTCATCGGGAGGAGTGACTGTGCACCAGAGAGGCAGGGGGAGTGGAAGGGGGCAGGCACCTGAGAGCAGGGCATGGCCGGGCGATGGGTGGTGTGGACACGCCCAGCAGAAGCACCGTCCGGCTACATCCACCATCTATTGGCTCCATGTTCCCGGTGCTGCATTGCAGCTGTCTCCTCGGCATCCCTTCTCCTTTGTTCTGCCCCTCTCCCAGATGGGAACTCGTTAGAAAGAAAACACGAAAGCCACCCCACGCGTGGGTCACAAATACAGCAGGCGAAATACACAGCGAGCGATTCTGGTGCGAGGGTCCTCCCCGCCGACCAGTCCATAGGAGTTTGTTATGTACATGTTTCACAGACCAGGCGTGCTGCCCCGAAGGGCCCACGGGAACCCTCTTTCCCAGCACAGAATTGGGGTCCTCTCTGGAGTCCCCAACCCCAGCCAGAGGGACAGGtcagaggggaagaaaaaagagggatgggtgaggggggtgggatgggggctAGCGCCATGAGGCACCAAAAAAGATCTATGGGGGCTCCTGCCAGGACGGTGCTGTGGAGCAGTGACCCATGCAGTCCATGAGGAGTCCAGGCTGGAATGGACCAGATGGAGCCTCTGGCTCAGCCCACAGAGTGCAGCCCATCCCCCGCAGTCTTCAGGGAGCCCTGGCTGGGTCTGCCTGTCAGAGCAAGTCTGTTTCTCCCACAGTCTGACAGCTCTGTAGAGTCCTGGTTTAGTAGATGACCTCATAAACCGTGGCCTTCTTGTCACCAGAGCCTGTTACAATATATTTGTCATCCGCCGAAATGTCACAGCTCAAGACGGAAGAGGATTCCTTCGACTGGAGAGGTAAGGATGGCAGTGGGGGGAAAGAGACACAGATTTCAGGTTACGCCGAGCATCGCCAGTGCCCACTGCCACCCACTCAGTGGGCCCTGTGGCCTTCAAGCATGGCCAGAATGGGGTACTCGGTGACAGCTGGTACCCCACTCACCCTCATGAGAAAAAAGCTCATAACACACCCGAGGTTCCAGGGGTCTCTAAAGCAAGTTTgttttctcagggatcattcctgctggtgctcagggtggAGCCCAGACCAGCCTCCTGCAAGACCAGACCTttgtctgctgtactatggcttcagGCCTAGAGCAAGTTTGTAAGTATGATCAGCCCAGAGttcttagggcaggggtctctcTGCCTGGGAATATGAGGAGATGGGGCTCAGTTCTGAGCTGCCAACAGTCCCAAGGTCTGGCCTCAGTCTGAGTTGGGAAAGATCCATACTGAGTTTGGGGTGCCTAGTCTAACTGTAAAGGAGATGATGCTGAATGGGCACCAAGGCTAGTGCAAGATGCCCCCCAAACAATCAAAAAGTGGTTCGTTGGCTTTGAATACACACCAAGTGTATACGTAAGATGTATGCATGTGTGAGAGAGGACCGCAAGAGAAATCTGTACAATATATGTACACTGGATGTATGCATAGTGTAGTGTGTGCATGTGAATAGTGTgtcaggcgtgtgtgtgtgtgggggaggatGCAACACGTCAGGTCCCATGGTACAAACGCTCCCACTCTCAGGCCCCTGCCCTGCTGGTCCTAGCCACTGTACCTGGAATATGCTGGCTCCGTAGGGCGTCCTCCAGGCATTGAGTAGGTTGTCCTTTCCCGTGCTCACAAACCACTTGCCTGTGGGAAGAAGTGATAGACATCAGGCCACCCTATACTGTGGGAACCCCATTCAAGTCTTTAGAGGCTCCCTCCACCTGGGGGAGACACCTGGCAAATGGATTGTGCAAGCACAGGGAGGCGGAGGATGTGCCTCAGTAGTCCAGGCAGGGGAAGAGCTTCGGCTCGCCCAGCCACTGCAAAAGAACCCAGGGGTTCTTTAGAAAATGATGAAGATTGCTCGTACCATCTGCTTGTGGGCAAGACAGGCCTGTGGGGCGAGGTAGCCATCAGGGCTTGTGGAGGTTCTACCTATCTGCCTAGCCAGTGTGAGAACGGCTGGGTTCTGAAGTAGCTCTCTGTCCACAGAGATGCTGACATCCCAATCAGGGATGTGAAATCCTGTGAACATTCCAACACCTGCCCATGGGGCTGGCCCTGCTCAGCAAGGACTGGCTCCGGcctgattgggggtggggggatatgAGGCCCTGTGCGGTCACTCCCTCTACCCCACTCACCGCAGTAGGCAAACTTGAGGGAGAGCACACAGCTTTCATGTAGGTGCAGCTGGTACTTGTCCGGCTTGGTATGGTGCAGCACCTCCACGTTGCTGCTCTCCATCCCTACGGCCAGCCACTCCCCCGTGGGGCAGTAGCCCAGAGAGAAGATCTGCAGGGTGGACAAAGGGTGAGCCCAGCAAGAACTGGTCAGAAGCACCCCATCATTTCTCTAAGCCCCCCCTCCCCATCCCATCACAATCCAGAGCTGTGAAGTGCCATAGCCAGGACGCAAACTTCCTGCGAGTCTAACGTAGTCACTTTCAAAGTCACTGTCTGCTGGTTTTGACGTTTCTTTGAAAGACACGGGAGCAAATACAACATTTTAATCTCTATGATCAACATTCACAGCTGAGGGACATGACCACATACACAAGGGCATCACAGAACACTTTCTGTGAGCTTCGTGCTGGCCCGATACCATGGCTCTCCTACTCTCCATGAGAAAGGAGCCAGGCATGGGATCAGAACTGAGTGATCAAGTATGGTCACTCCACAGCCTTGCTacttcctccaggaagccttctcAGATGGCTCAACTGGGCTTCACACGCACTCGCAATTGCCCATCTCTGTAAGTGGGAGtccaggaggggaggggaggggaggggagaaaagcgGAGGAAGAAGAGGCTACCCACCTGTGAGGTGAAGTCATGCTGCTGCAGCTGCCGGCCTTCCCGCAGGTCCCAGGAACGCACGGTGTTGTCCAGGCCACCTGTCCACAGCTTGGTACCATCGTGGGAAATGTCTATGCAGCTGGCACCATCCGTGTGGCCCTGAAACTGCCTGTGGGTCACAGGAAGAGGAGAATCACCCTGCTCTGGGCACTGCTGACATGGGCTCCCCAAGGGTCACAGTCAAAGTCAAAGACCCACAGGTGAGGAGGTTGTGAGGGCTCTACTCAAGGCACTTGAGGGCTTTGCTCAGATGGAGAATGGGACTCTGCCCAACAGGGGTGCCTGCTCAGACCTCGGTGACTCTGCACTTGCCCTGGAACCTCGACTAGCTGAGTCAGGGCTGGGCTGGCAGCTGATTGGACCCTCCTGCATAGACAGCAGGATTTGGCTTGGCACCATTTATACTTCCATTCTCAGGAACCACCTCATGATGCCCAGTACATATGGGGAAACGGAAGCATAGCTTGCAGGAGGACACAAGAGACAGGAGTCACACTAGTCACTCTGCTACCATGGCCCCATGCTGGACATCAAGCACCATGGTTACTGTCATCATTCTGATGCCCCTTCTGGGGTGTCACCATTCCCCCCGCTCAGAACCAGCCAGCTCCTGGGCCTCACAGTTCTCACCCTTCAGAGCAGCAGGGCAGGCCCAGACATAGCAGAAAGGCCAAGCGGGATGAGACCCAGGACAAGGCCTCCATGGCTCCTGGCCTCTCTCGACGGGGTATGGTCAGAcggggtctgtctgtctgtctgtcaatcTGTCCTCCCTCACAAggtcatctgtccatccatccctGTTCTCACCTGACCAGAGTCTGGTTGTGCAGGTCCCACACGGCAATGTTGCCATCGCTGCAGCAGGAGAAGCAGACTTTGGCGTCGGGGCTGATGGCCAAGGCATAGCAGGCAGGCGCAGAGGAGGTGAGTTCAGCCTTGATGCGGGGTGTGGGCGAGGCCAGGTCCCAGATGGTGAGCGTGCTGGCCTCGCCGCCCACAATCAGCGTCCGCCCGTCGGGCAGCAGCTTGCAGGAACGGATGTAGTTGTCTCTGTTCTGGAAGGACATGGAGTAGGGCTGAGTGTCTGAGTGTCTCCACCCGGGGAGCAGGAGGCACCTCCTGAACAAGCCCATGCACAGGAGTGGGGGGGGATGCCCACGCGTCAGGCCCTCACCAGGCAGTCCAGCTGGGAGATGGGGCTCTTGCTACCCGGCTGGCTGATGTCCCAGATCTTCACGCAGCCTTTCCCGCCCGTGTAGACGTGCCTCGTGGGGTTGCTGATGGTTACGGCGCACACCACCTCACCATGGCTCAGCGTGTTGATCTGTCGGGCGTGTCTGGGGATGCCGGGGCCAGCCAGGGCGTCGTGGGGAAAGGGCACAGGCTGCATTTGCCCATCAGCACTCACATGGAAGGAGTAGGCTCTGGAGAGGGCAAGAGGCATCCCTATGCCATCCATTCTGCTTGTGCCTCCCAGCACCTGCAGGTCAGTGCTGCCCCCGGGCCCCTAATATTAGGCCAGACTCCAGGGCCCCTTTCTCCTGCATGGTAGGATACTCCATAAGCCcaaaatcttttgttgttgttggttttgtttttgggttatacccagcagcgttcaggggttgcttccggctctatgcttagaaatcgctcctggcaggctcgggggtccatatgggattccgggattcgaaccaccatccttctgcatgcaaggcaaatgctctacctccatgctacctctccggcccctccagaagCCCAAATTCTATCTCTGCTCCCTGGCCTCAGACACCCCACAGGTGCCCCAGAAGGCCCCTTCCTAGCTCTCCAAGCCTGCGAAGGAAGCAACCCAAATGCCTTCTGAGGGTCAGTGGTATTAGGGAGATATGCCAGCCACTTCGGCTCTAGGGAGCCAATAAGGAGCTCTTGCAGCAAGAGCCCAAAGGAGCCATAGTGGGGGCCCAGCATTCAGTTAGGAGGCCCAGCATCTAATGTGCTTTCCAGTGTGCGTCCAACGAGCCTAATAACCAGAATCAGAACACTGAGGGTGGCCCAAAACAGTGGTGGACACCTCCAGAGGGGTAGATCTCATAGGGATTCAAAGCACGGATACTCTAGGCCCCACCCCAGACACATGTGCAAACTAGAACAATGCTTACGGCTTCCCGCCAGGAATGGAAGCGAGGCTGGAGGGCAGGCCCGTGGCCCGCATGGGGGGATGAGGGTCGAAGCCAACCTGCAAGGTAACACAAGGCCAACCCTTAGCGAGAAATGCCACctgcatcccccccccccacccgctTCCTCCCCACCACTTCCGGGGACCCCCGCACATCCTCGCCTCTGTAGAACCCAGGGCAGGGCGGCCCAGCAGAAACAGTAAAATGGGCCCTGGAAACACAACCAGGGTTTTGCAGGGACCATCCACTCTGCCCTGGTCTCCATTCACAGCCCTACTGCCCTCTGACCTCCTGGGAGACAGGAGTGTCCCATTTCCCTGGTTGGAAATAGGCATCTCTGGGTGGTGCTGTGGTTCATATATGAGGGGAGAGTCCAGGGTCACTGGCTCTCAGGAAACCCTACTTCCTGTCCACCCTATTGCATCCATAGCTCACTCAGGGCAGCTCCCTCCCACTCCTTGCCCAGGTTCCCCACCAAAGGAGCCCAAATGCCTACGTACAGCTCCAAAGCTTGCCATTGGCGACCGGCCATAAGCAGCTGCTGCGGCAGCGGCGGCTGCGCTCATCTGGGGCGGGATGTTGTGTAACCCTGCGTAGGCGCTTGGGCTGGTGAGGGAACCATTCATCTCGTGGTGGCTCATCATGGCGAAGGGAGCCGCATAGGAGCTGGTGATGGAGATGGGGGTGCGCAGGGCAGAGGCTGCAAGGAGACCTGTGTCAGTTGGGATCAAGATGCCTGACGGGGGGAGTGGGCCTCGTTCTTTCTTCCAAGACAGTCATGTCACACGGGGCCCACAGCTGCCTCTCAGTCTCCATCTGCCTGCTCTAAGTAGTCCTCTCAGACTGTACATACTTAACCACCCTCTCCCCTTTGCCTTCATCTTCACAGCCCAACAAAGTGTGAGCTGAGAGATGTGCTGCCCCTTTTCAGAGGGCAGGCACCCAGCACAATGACAAGACCATGGTGGTCCAGATTAAAATGTGGTCTGTAGCCTGTCTTCAACTCCTTTCCTCTGATTAATCCCACATGTACTTGCtcccaccccccaaccccccataAATCCCAGTCAGAGATGTCCTCTTCTCCCCAACACACCCTGGGGCTCGGGCCCATCTGCAAGATTCCAACGCGGCCTGGGAGGACCCTCTCCCTCCAGCACAACACAACCCCAGTGTGCCTACCCATTATACCTATCGGGTCCATGCCTGCAGGTTTACCCGGCATTGACCGGAGCCCTGGGGTTGTGCTGGTGCCTGGAGTCGGGGCATCGTTCCTTGGGGTTGGCGTGTTGGACTTGAGCCCAGGGGTGGAGGACTTGTCGTTCTGCAAAGGGAAGATGCATCAGGAGGTCAGCCCTCCATGTGGGGCACCGGCTGCCACACGAAGCCCAATGCTAGCCCTGGTTCTAAATCTTCTGCCATGGCCACAACTCTTGCTCAACTCTGGTCAGCAAAGGTGGCAAGG
This genomic interval carries:
- the TLE3 gene encoding transducin-like enhancer protein 3 isoform X6; the protein is MYPQGRHPAPHQPGQPGFKFTVAESCDRIKDEFQFLQAQYHSLKVEYDKLANEKTEMQRHYVMYYEMSYGLNIEMHKQTEIAKRLNTILAQIMPFLSQEHQQQVAQAVERAKQVTMTELNAIIGVRGLPNLPLTQQQLQAQHLSHATHGPPVQLPPHPSGLQPPGIPPVTGSSSGLLALGALGSQAHLTVKDEKNHHELDHRERESSTNNSVSPSESLRASEKHRGSADYSMEAKKRKAEEKDSLSRYDSDGDKSDDLVVDVSNEDPATPRVSPAHSPPENGLDKARGLKKDAPTSPASVASSSSTPSSKTKDLGHNDKSSTPGLKSNTPTPRNDAPTPGTSTTPGLRSMPASALRTPISITSSYAAPFAMMSHHEMNGSLTSPSAYAGLHNIPPQMSAAAAAAAAAYGRSPMASFGAVGFDPHPPMRATGLPSSLASIPGGKPAYSFHVSADGQMQPVPFPHDALAGPGIPRHARQINTLSHGEVVCAVTISNPTRHVYTGGKGCVKIWDISQPGSKSPISQLDCLNRDNYIRSCKLLPDGRTLIVGGEASTLTIWDLASPTPRIKAELTSSAPACYALAISPDAKVCFSCCSDGNIAVWDLHNQTLVRQFQGHTDGASCIDISHDGTKLWTGGLDNTVRSWDLREGRQLQQHDFTSQIFSLGYCPTGEWLAVGMESSNVEVLHHTKPDKYQLHLHESCVLSLKFAYCGKWFVSTGKDNLLNAWRTPYGASIFQSKESSSVLSCDISADDKYIVTGSGDKKATVYEVIY
- the TLE3 gene encoding transducin-like enhancer protein 3 isoform X8 encodes the protein MYPQGRHPAPHQPGQPGFKFTVAESCDRIKDEFQFLQAQYHSLKVEYDKLANEKTEMQRHYVMYYEMSYGLNIEMHKQTEIAKRLNTILAQIMPFLSQEHQQQVAQAVERAKQVTMTELNAIIGQQQLQAQHLSHATHGPPVQLPPHPSGLQPPGIPPVTGSSSGLLALGALGSQAHLTVKDEKNHHELDHRERESSTNNSVSPSESLRASEKHRGSADYSMEAKKRKAEEKDSLSRYDSDGDKSDDLVVDVSNEDPATPRVSPAHSPPENGLDKARGLKKDAPTSPASVASSSSTPSSKTKDLGHNDKSSTPGLKSNTPTPRNDAPTPGTSTTPGLRSMPASALRTPISITSSYAAPFAMMSHHEMNGSLTSPSAYAGLHNIPPQMSAAAAAAAAAYGRSPMASFGAVGFDPHPPMRATGLPSSLASIPGGKPAYSFHVSADGQMQPVPFPHDALAGPGIPRHARQINTLSHGEVVCAVTISNPTRHVYTGGKGCVKIWDISQPGSKSPISQLDCLNRDNYIRSCKLLPDGRTLIVGGEASTLTIWDLASPTPRIKAELTSSAPACYALAISPDAKVCFSCCSDGNIAVWDLHNQTLVRQFQGHTDGASCIDISHDGTKLWTGGLDNTVRSWDLREGRQLQQHDFTSQIFSLGYCPTGEWLAVGMESSNVEVLHHTKPDKYQLHLHESCVLSLKFAYCGKWFVSTGKDNLLNAWRTPYGASIFQSKESSSVLSCDISADDKYIVTGSGDKKATVYEVIY
- the TLE3 gene encoding transducin-like enhancer protein 3 isoform X4 — its product is MYPQGRHPAPHQPGQPGFKFTVAESCDRIKDEFQFLQAQYHSLKVEYDKLANEKTEMQRHYVMYYEMSYGLNIEMHKQTEIAKRLNTILAQIMPFLSQEHQQQVAQAVERAKQVTMTELNAIIGQQQLQAQHLSHATHGPPVQLPPHPSGLQPPGIPPVTGSSSGLLALGALGSQAHLTVKDEKNHHELDHRERESSTNNSVSPSESLRASEKHRGSADYSMEAKKRKAEEKDSLSRYDSDGDKSDDLVVDVSNEDPATPRVSPAHSPPENGLDKARGLKKDAPTSPASVASSSSTPSSKTKDLGHNDKSSTPGLKSNTPTPRNDAPTPGTSTTPGLRSMPGKPAGMDPIGLLAASALRTPISITSSYAAPFAMMSHHEMNGSLTSPSAYAGLHNIPPQMSAAAAAAAAAYGRSPMASFGAVGFDPHPPMRATGLPSSLASIPGGKPAYSFHVSADGQMQPVPFPHDALAGPGIPRHARQINTLSHGEVVCAVTISNPTRHVYTGGKGCVKIWDISQPGSKSPISQLDCLNRDNYIRSCKLLPDGRTLIVGGEASTLTIWDLASPTPRIKAELTSSAPACYALAISPDAKVCFSCCSDGNIAVWDLHNQTLVRQFQGHTDGASCIDISHDGTKLWTGGLDNTVRSWDLREGRQLQQHDFTSQIFSLGYCPTGEWLAVGMESSNVEVLHHTKPDKYQLHLHESCVLSLKFAYCGKWFVSTGKDNLLNAWRTPYGASIFQSKESSSVLSCDISADDKYIVTGSGDKKATVYEVIY